Proteins from a single region of Belliella baltica DSM 15883:
- a CDS encoding restriction endonuclease subunit S, whose translation MRLNFKRLGDYIQPVEGRNSDLSNIPLMGLSIQKKFIPSIANTVGTNMTTYRIIKRNQFGYGPVTSRNGEKITIALFDDYDEAMISQAYIPFEVSDTEKLLPQYLMMWFRRPEFDRYARFKSHGSAREIFSWDEMQEVMLPIPDIDKQREIVKEYNTIQNRIQLNEQLIQKLEETAQAIYREWFVEFEFPDKYGKPYKSNGGEMVWNEELEKEIPKGWKLGTLEDLYKFQYGKGNTNPNNGGLYPIYGAGGVIGGFDEYNSEDAPVIGHMGEYCGKVVFAFGKHFVTYNGVMCLAKFENLKWFSYLTLLSKDLMSNTRGSSQPFVSYDMLYETEAILPNDEVALRFNGLAQNIFRQTKLSQSENQKLTELKALLLSKLATVE comes from the coding sequence ATGAGATTAAATTTTAAACGTTTAGGCGACTACATACAACCTGTTGAAGGACGAAATTCAGATTTGAGCAATATTCCTTTAATGGGGTTAAGCATTCAGAAAAAATTTATTCCTTCTATTGCCAATACCGTTGGAACAAATATGACGACTTATCGAATTATCAAACGTAATCAATTTGGCTATGGTCCCGTAACTTCCAGAAATGGTGAAAAAATTACCATAGCATTATTTGATGATTATGATGAAGCAATGATTTCTCAGGCATATATTCCATTTGAAGTATCAGATACCGAAAAACTATTGCCTCAATACTTAATGATGTGGTTTCGCAGACCAGAGTTTGACCGTTATGCACGGTTTAAAAGCCACGGAAGTGCCAGAGAAATTTTTTCTTGGGACGAAATGCAAGAAGTAATGCTCCCCATCCCCGACATAGACAAACAACGAGAAATCGTAAAAGAATACAACACCATCCAAAACCGCATCCAACTCAACGAGCAACTCATCCAAAAACTCGAAGAAACGGCACAGGCGATTTATAGGGAGTGGTTTGTGGAGTTTGAATTTCCTGATAAATACGGAAAACCTTACAAGAGCAATGGTGGTGAGATGGTTTGGAATGAGGAATTGGAGAAAGAGATTCCGAAGGGATGGAAACTTGGCACACTTGAAGATTTATATAAGTTTCAATATGGCAAAGGCAACACGAATCCTAATAATGGTGGTCTTTATCCCATATATGGGGCGGGTGGAGTAATTGGAGGTTTTGATGAATATAATTCTGAAGACGCACCTGTAATTGGTCATATGGGTGAATATTGTGGTAAGGTTGTATTTGCATTTGGTAAACACTTTGTTACCTATAATGGGGTTATGTGTTTAGCAAAATTTGAAAATTTAAAATGGTTCTCATACTTGACATTATTATCAAAAGATTTGATGTCCAATACAAGAGGAAGTTCACAGCCATTTGTTTCATACGATATGCTTTATGAAACTGAAGCAATTCTTCCTAATGATGAAGTTGCTTTGAGGTTTAATGGATTAGCACAAAATATTTTTAGGCAAACGAAATTAAGTCAATCAGAAAACCAAAAGCTAACGGAATTGAAAGCGTTGTTGCTTTCTAAGTTGGCGACAGTGGAGTAA
- a CDS encoding type I restriction-modification system subunit M, which produces MAKQKKEVKEKPIEVTLWEAANKLRGSVEPAEYKHVVLSLIFLKFASDKFEAHRAKLIAEGKEKYIEMPAFYNQNNVFFLEESSRWNFLIKKSKQNDIALLIDTALHTIEKNNKSLKGALPDNYFSRLGLDVTKLASLLDTINDIDTNKDPKQDLVGKVYEYFLSKFALAEGKGKGEFYTPKSIVNLIAEMIEPYKGIIYDPACGSGGMFVQSIKFIEAHHGNKKEISIYGQEYTNTTYKLAKMNLAIRGISGNLGEKAADTFGDDQHKDLKADFIMANPPFNQKDWRASNELTDDPRWMGYDVPPKSNANYGWILNMVSKLSDNGIAGFILANGALSGGGEEYKIRRKLIENNLVEAILVLPRNLFYTTDISVTLWILNKNKKDQTRKIGDETRNYRDRENEILFMDLRQMGEPFEKKYTQFSDDDIQKVVNTYHQWQVEEIENVPEFCYAATLEEVEKKDFSLVPSKYIEFVNRDENIDFDDKMNALKTEFTELLKAEAQSKNDLLTVFKELGYEIKF; this is translated from the coding sequence ATGGCGAAGCAGAAGAAAGAAGTAAAAGAAAAACCAATAGAAGTAACTCTTTGGGAAGCGGCAAATAAACTGAGAGGTAGCGTAGAGCCTGCCGAATACAAACATGTAGTTTTAAGTTTGATTTTTTTGAAGTTTGCTAGCGATAAGTTTGAAGCGCATAGAGCAAAATTGATTGCTGAGGGCAAAGAAAAGTACATTGAAATGCCAGCCTTCTACAATCAGAACAATGTGTTCTTTTTAGAAGAATCCAGTCGATGGAATTTTCTTATTAAAAAATCCAAGCAAAATGATATTGCGCTACTCATCGATACAGCCCTACATACCATTGAAAAAAACAACAAATCATTAAAAGGAGCATTGCCAGACAATTACTTTTCTCGTTTGGGATTAGACGTGACCAAATTGGCTTCTTTGCTTGATACCATCAACGACATTGATACCAACAAAGACCCCAAACAAGACTTGGTGGGTAAAGTGTATGAATATTTCCTCTCCAAGTTTGCTTTGGCAGAGGGGAAAGGAAAGGGTGAATTTTACACACCTAAGAGTATTGTCAACCTAATAGCAGAAATGATAGAACCCTATAAAGGAATTATCTATGATCCTGCTTGCGGTTCAGGTGGTATGTTTGTGCAGAGTATCAAGTTTATTGAAGCACACCACGGCAACAAAAAAGAAATTTCCATTTACGGACAAGAATACACCAACACCACCTATAAACTCGCAAAGATGAACCTTGCCATCCGGGGCATCAGTGGCAACTTAGGCGAAAAAGCAGCAGATACCTTTGGTGACGATCAACACAAAGACCTGAAAGCCGATTTCATCATGGCCAACCCACCTTTTAACCAAAAGGATTGGCGAGCATCAAACGAACTCACGGACGACCCACGATGGATGGGCTATGATGTCCCACCCAAAAGCAACGCCAATTACGGTTGGATTTTGAATATGGTTTCTAAGCTTTCAGACAATGGGATAGCAGGTTTTATATTAGCAAACGGTGCTTTGAGTGGCGGTGGCGAAGAATACAAAATACGCAGAAAGCTGATTGAAAATAACTTGGTGGAAGCCATTTTGGTGTTGCCAAGAAACTTGTTTTACACCACCGACATCAGTGTTACGCTGTGGATTTTGAACAAGAACAAAAAAGACCAGACCCGAAAGATTGGTGATGAAACCCGCAATTACCGTGACCGTGAAAACGAAATCCTTTTTATGGACTTGCGACAAATGGGCGAACCCTTTGAAAAGAAATACACGCAGTTTTCTGATGATGACATTCAAAAAGTAGTGAATACCTACCACCAATGGCAGGTGGAGGAGATAGAAAATGTACCAGAGTTCTGTTATGCTGCTACTTTGGAAGAAGTGGAGAAAAAAGATTTTTCACTTGTGCCCAGTAAATACATTGAGTTTGTCAACAGAGACGAAAACATTGACTTTGATGATAAAATGAATGCTTTAAAAACTGAGTTTACTGAATTGCTCAAAGCAGAAGCCCAAAGCAAAAATGATTTACTAACCGTATTCAAAGAGTTGGGATATGAGATTAAATTTTAA
- a CDS encoding IS1595-like element ISBeba2 family transposase gives MTILQFLQYFPDEESCEVYIKESREKAGICCKTCKSNTKHYWFSGGKFFECSQCRRRSSLKSGTVMESSKISLHTWMLAFIFMSATKKGFSCLEFQRQVSLSRYDTAFRLMHKIRAMMGKRDSLYILNDMIEFDECFVEVATKKQVKQNLKRGKGSQRQAKVAVAAESTPLENPRTGKKDRACGFYKMEVLGKVDSDHVNKFIKKNIAGDVVLFTDKNTAYVDIVDIVDTHYMVVSDKVSVNETLKWVHKGISNLKRNLLGIHHMITYKYLQNYLNEFVYKLNRRYFGERLFDQLIIAAVHPYVQ, from the coding sequence ATGACAATACTTCAATTTCTACAATACTTTCCAGATGAAGAAAGCTGTGAAGTTTATATCAAAGAGAGCAGAGAAAAGGCAGGAATATGCTGTAAAACCTGTAAATCCAATACTAAGCATTACTGGTTCAGTGGTGGAAAATTCTTTGAATGTAGTCAATGCAGAAGGAGGAGCTCCTTAAAAAGTGGAACTGTAATGGAGAGCAGCAAGATATCTCTTCATACCTGGATGTTGGCTTTTATCTTCATGTCAGCTACTAAGAAAGGCTTTTCGTGTCTTGAATTCCAAAGGCAGGTTAGCTTGTCAAGATATGATACTGCTTTCAGACTGATGCATAAGATTCGTGCCATGATGGGTAAAAGGGATTCGCTGTATATCTTAAATGACATGATTGAGTTTGATGAATGCTTTGTAGAAGTTGCAACCAAAAAACAGGTAAAGCAAAACCTCAAACGAGGAAAAGGGAGCCAAAGACAGGCAAAAGTAGCAGTGGCTGCCGAATCTACCCCACTTGAAAATCCCAGAACAGGAAAGAAAGACAGAGCATGTGGATTTTATAAAATGGAAGTACTAGGAAAAGTAGATTCAGATCATGTCAACAAATTCATTAAGAAGAATATAGCTGGAGATGTCGTCCTGTTTACCGATAAAAACACAGCCTATGTTGATATTGTAGATATTGTTGACACACATTATATGGTTGTTTCAGACAAAGTAAGTGTCAATGAAACCCTGAAATGGGTACATAAAGGAATCAGTAACCTGAAAAGAAATCTATTGGGAATACATCACATGATCACATATAAATATTTACAGAACTACCTCAATGAATTCGTCTATAAGCTTAACCGAAGATATTTTGGAGAAAGACTATTTGACCAATTGATTATTGCAGCTGTTCATCCTTACGTGCAGTGA
- the tnpC gene encoding IS66 family transposase, with the protein MGKNSVDYWYSWDYVLIFRKHFYRILDHRDTLIQELIKMNLQLMEEVKSLKSRVSDLENELARYRNPKNSRNSSVPPSKDENRPKKNQSLRQDTGRKTGGQPGHKGHTLEMTSSPDIIENHIPLFCTCCGGDLSAVPAELSSKRQVLDLPVIKVVCTEHRIFSKNCSCGEKISGSFPDNINAPIQYGSGVETIVGYLHARQYVPYRRMKELLRDCFGINLSEGSIDNIIGRFARKSAPIYAKIKTAVSKSPVIGADETGAKVDGNKQWVWTYQTEELTLLAISESRGLKAMNTHFPDGFGKAVLCHDAWRAYFNYSENLHQLCCAHLLRELNYIVERYKSKWADSLRALFREAISLKRKLKKLPDTENSRSIASIEEKMDNLLAQPVESKHKEAVSLQKRLLKYRKSLFTFLYHQKVPPDNNASERAIRNIKVKQKISGQFKSNNGAENFCVIRSVVDTLIKRSGNILENLNHIANLQPE; encoded by the coding sequence GTGGGGAAAAACAGCGTGGATTATTGGTATTCATGGGATTATGTGCTGATATTCAGGAAACATTTCTATAGGATATTGGACCACAGAGATACGCTTATTCAGGAACTGATCAAGATGAACCTCCAGCTTATGGAGGAGGTCAAGTCTTTAAAATCTAGGGTATCCGATTTGGAAAATGAGCTTGCCCGTTACCGTAATCCAAAAAACAGCCGCAACAGCTCGGTTCCCCCTTCAAAAGACGAGAACCGCCCCAAAAAAAATCAGAGTCTCCGTCAGGATACAGGGCGCAAAACCGGCGGTCAGCCTGGACACAAAGGCCATACCCTTGAAATGACATCCTCCCCGGACATAATAGAAAACCACATCCCTTTATTCTGTACCTGCTGTGGTGGTGATCTGTCGGCGGTTCCAGCAGAACTGTCCTCCAAAAGACAGGTCCTGGATCTTCCTGTGATTAAAGTGGTATGTACCGAGCATAGAATCTTTTCCAAAAACTGTTCCTGTGGAGAAAAGATCAGTGGGTCATTCCCTGACAATATCAATGCCCCCATACAGTACGGGAGCGGTGTTGAAACCATTGTCGGTTATCTGCATGCCAGACAGTATGTTCCCTATAGAAGGATGAAAGAACTTCTCAGGGACTGCTTCGGTATTAATCTCAGCGAGGGGAGTATCGATAACATTATCGGTAGGTTTGCCCGCAAGTCTGCACCAATATATGCAAAGATAAAGACGGCAGTCTCTAAAAGTCCTGTGATAGGAGCTGACGAGACTGGGGCTAAAGTGGATGGAAACAAACAGTGGGTCTGGACTTATCAGACCGAGGAACTCACCCTGTTAGCTATATCTGAATCACGTGGACTTAAGGCGATGAATACACATTTTCCCGATGGGTTCGGAAAGGCAGTATTGTGCCACGATGCATGGAGGGCGTACTTCAACTATTCGGAAAATCTGCACCAGCTTTGTTGTGCACATCTGCTTAGGGAGCTCAACTACATTGTTGAACGCTATAAATCTAAATGGGCTGACAGCCTTAGGGCCCTGTTCAGGGAAGCTATCTCACTAAAGAGAAAACTCAAAAAACTACCGGATACAGAGAATAGCAGGAGTATTGCTTCCATTGAAGAGAAGATGGATAACCTACTCGCCCAACCTGTAGAGTCAAAACATAAAGAAGCAGTATCCCTACAAAAAAGACTCCTGAAATACAGAAAGTCACTTTTTACTTTTCTCTATCACCAAAAAGTACCACCGGATAACAATGCCTCTGAAAGAGCCATACGCAACATCAAGGTGAAACAAAAAATATCAGGACAGTTCAAATCCAACAATGGAGCTGAAAACTTCTGTGTTATAAGATCCGTCGTGGATACCCTGATCAAACGTTCGGGAAATATCTTAGAAAATCTAAATCATATAGCTAATTTACAACCTGAGTAG
- a CDS encoding IS3 family transposase — protein MKDRATLVCSDYKGLSIRKQCEVLEVPRSSLYYKPKGENEINLKLMGIMDRHLTDHPTEGVVSMVYLLTGLGFVVGPKRIRRLFRLMGRETLYRRKNLTKSGLREYIRPYLLRNLKIERPNQVWVTDITYIPMQKGFMFLTAVMDVYSRRILSWGISNSQDAKWCKQVIEEAIRENGKPEIVNSDQGSQYTSALWINYLEGLDIKVSMDGKGRALDNVYIERFWKSIKYDYIYLNPSEDGYDLLKGVKWYIEYYNQKVHHTTREKPGERYYGPTRKAA, from the coding sequence ATGAAAGACCGGGCGACATTGGTTTGTTCCGATTATAAGGGGCTTTCTATAAGGAAACAGTGTGAAGTATTGGAGGTTCCCCGAAGCAGTCTATATTACAAACCAAAAGGGGAAAACGAGATCAATCTGAAACTGATGGGAATCATGGACAGGCATCTTACCGATCACCCTACTGAAGGCGTTGTGTCGATGGTCTATCTGTTGACAGGACTGGGCTTCGTTGTCGGCCCAAAGCGCATCAGGAGGCTTTTCAGGCTGATGGGCAGGGAAACCCTTTACAGGAGGAAGAACCTTACCAAATCCGGTTTGCGTGAATATATCAGGCCTTATCTTCTCAGGAACTTAAAGATTGAAAGGCCCAACCAAGTGTGGGTAACCGATATCACCTACATTCCGATGCAGAAGGGGTTTATGTTCCTGACCGCAGTCATGGATGTTTACAGCAGAAGGATACTGTCATGGGGTATATCCAACAGTCAGGACGCCAAATGGTGTAAGCAGGTAATCGAAGAGGCCATCAGAGAAAATGGTAAGCCAGAGATAGTCAATTCCGATCAGGGAAGCCAGTACACATCAGCCTTATGGATCAATTACCTTGAAGGGCTGGATATCAAAGTATCAATGGACGGAAAGGGAAGGGCTTTGGACAATGTATATATTGAAAGGTTCTGGAAGTCGATCAAGTATGATTACATCTATCTGAACCCAAGCGAGGACGGTTATGACCTGCTCAAAGGTGTCAAATGGTATATTGAATATTACAACCAAAAGGTTCATCATACCACTAGGGAGAAGCCTGGGGAAAGATATTATGGGCCAACCCGAAAAGCAGCATAA
- a CDS encoding transposase yields MNKQTRRKFSPEFKAKVALEAIKNQFTLAELSKKFDVSPVIISKWKGEFLDNMSAVFEKDHSKKKEEGPALEQLYAQIGELKVENDFLKKSCKKLGI; encoded by the coding sequence ATGAACAAGCAAACAAGACGAAAGTTTTCTCCTGAGTTCAAGGCAAAAGTGGCCCTTGAAGCAATCAAGAATCAGTTTACATTGGCTGAATTGTCCAAGAAGTTCGATGTTAGCCCTGTGATTATCTCCAAGTGGAAGGGTGAGTTTTTGGATAATATGTCAGCTGTATTTGAAAAGGATCATTCAAAGAAAAAGGAAGAAGGCCCTGCCCTTGAGCAGCTCTATGCCCAGATCGGAGAGCTAAAAGTAGAGAATGACTTTTTAAAAAAAAGCTGCAAGAAACTGGGGATATGA
- a CDS encoding DUF5712 family protein — MIITFGSKKYPNGASNKGSCRKLAIYLEKENEGQPESFKRHFFSFDKDSVKVEEVIGNIDKNIKKLGKDDSKYYLMNICPSQKELLSKPNSQSMDEFLMNYTRNMMDLYAKNFNKGLSGKDIMYYAKIEDYRYDEETGKKKYGLNHHVHVIISRKDISQKLKLSPRTNHRNSQTGVIRGGFDRCIFFKNAERMFDSMTRMDRTVEETFEFRNAKKKERNQIAREARMVENPKVESETRVLKGLESKYSNIDWSLLFPPEANTAMYEFEEEEMIRKKKKRDQGMSM, encoded by the coding sequence ATGATTATCACATTTGGTTCAAAAAAATATCCGAATGGAGCCTCTAACAAAGGCTCCTGCAGGAAACTTGCCATTTACCTAGAAAAGGAAAATGAAGGCCAACCGGAAAGTTTTAAAAGACATTTCTTTTCATTCGATAAGGATTCTGTTAAAGTGGAAGAAGTAATTGGAAATATTGATAAAAACATCAAAAAATTAGGCAAAGATGATTCGAAGTACTATTTGATGAACATCTGTCCGTCTCAAAAAGAACTATTATCAAAACCGAATTCTCAGTCAATGGACGAATTTCTGATGAATTACACTAGAAATATGATGGATCTTTATGCCAAAAATTTCAATAAAGGCCTCTCTGGCAAGGATATCATGTATTACGCAAAAATTGAGGATTATAGATATGATGAGGAAACAGGGAAAAAAAAGTATGGTTTGAATCATCATGTTCATGTCATTATTTCACGAAAAGATATTAGTCAAAAACTAAAACTCTCACCTCGTACGAATCATAGAAATTCCCAAACTGGCGTAATTAGAGGTGGTTTTGATAGGTGCATTTTCTTCAAGAATGCTGAACGAATGTTTGATTCTATGACTAGAATGGATAGGACAGTTGAAGAAACATTTGAATTTAGAAATGCAAAAAAGAAAGAACGTAATCAAATAGCTCGAGAAGCTAGAATGGTAGAAAATCCTAAGGTAGAAAGCGAAACAAGGGTCCTTAAAGGACTTGAATCCAAATACTCAAATATCGATTGGTCTCTTTTGTTTCCCCCAGAAGCCAATACAGCGATGTATGAATTTGAGGAAGAGGAAATGATTAGAAAAAAGAAAAAAAGAGATCAAGGAATGTCTATGTAA